The Lewinellaceae bacterium genome has a segment encoding these proteins:
- a CDS encoding lipoate--protein ligase family protein, translating to MSDSAIRFIDAGTVSGIRSQTIYHALGYAQTKATPDTIVFAIPESPYMCLGFFQDAARELDLDFCKKKGLPVVRREQGGGAVYIDSDQLFVQWIFQPKSLPLNVAQRFRLFVEPMIETYKRIGIDAYFHPINDVHVGGKKIVGTGAAGIGEAEIVTGNFLFDFDFDTMIRALNVPDEDFRSVFGNSLRQYLTTINKELEFPPSREEIKKVYVEVCQNILKRNLVPGEFTGDEMEKMLELDHKMSTPEWLFQYEKPEVNNRMVKVHAGVFVGSGSFSADGVQGQVVLTMNNDHIESIGLSGKMPWLTKKKSALEAALKGLKLDVEILKKETFPVFSNEKNREAEQELDALIEEIIEISKRKPGG from the coding sequence TTGTCTGATTCAGCCATTCGATTCATTGATGCGGGAACCGTCAGCGGTATTCGGTCCCAAACCATCTATCACGCTCTTGGGTATGCCCAAACGAAGGCCACCCCTGATACGATTGTTTTTGCCATTCCTGAATCTCCCTACATGTGTCTTGGATTTTTTCAGGATGCTGCCCGGGAGCTTGATCTGGATTTCTGTAAGAAAAAGGGGCTTCCGGTGGTGAGAAGGGAGCAGGGTGGAGGAGCAGTATATATAGATAGCGATCAATTATTTGTACAGTGGATATTTCAACCCAAAAGTTTGCCGCTAAACGTAGCGCAACGGTTTCGACTCTTCGTCGAACCCATGATTGAAACCTATAAAAGGATTGGCATCGACGCCTATTTTCATCCCATCAATGACGTTCACGTCGGTGGGAAGAAAATCGTGGGTACCGGGGCCGCCGGAATCGGTGAAGCCGAGATAGTGACGGGTAATTTCCTGTTTGACTTCGATTTCGATACCATGATCCGGGCACTTAATGTGCCGGATGAGGATTTTAGAAGCGTATTCGGAAATAGTCTCAGGCAGTATTTAACGACCATTAACAAGGAACTCGAATTTCCCCCTTCCAGGGAAGAGATCAAAAAGGTTTATGTAGAGGTTTGCCAAAATATACTGAAACGAAATTTAGTGCCCGGGGAATTTACCGGTGACGAAATGGAAAAGATGCTCGAACTCGATCATAAAATGAGCACTCCGGAATGGTTGTTTCAATACGAAAAACCCGAAGTGAATAACAGGATGGTTAAAGTGCATGCCGGAGTTTTTGTAGGATCTGGTTCTTTTTCCGCTGATGGAGTTCAGGGACAGGTTGTTTTGACAATGAATAATGACCATATTGAATCTATTGGCCTTTCCGGAAAAATGCCGTGGCTGACCAAGAAAAAATCAGCCCTGGAAGCCGCTTTGAAAGGATTGAAACTTGATGTTGAAATATTGAAAAAAGAAACCTTCCCTGTTTTTTCTAACGAAAAAAACAGGGAGGCGGAGCAGGAACTTGATGCCTTGATTGAGGAAATCATCGAAATAAGTAAAAGAAAACCAGGAGGCTGA